The following are from one region of the bacterium genome:
- a CDS encoding penicillin-binding transpeptidase domain-containing protein: MPRKTRIISSMLIVIFTLIVLEIRLYYIQIVSHHHYRKMADKQSFSVRQANFKRGTIYDRNGKELAIEFEVSSVYAIPSFISNPEETARKLAPLLHMSEKAIRKKLETSNSFVWLRRKIDTKIAEKIKGLHFKGIKFISEGKRFYPENELASQVIGLAGLDNQGLSGIENFFDRTLRRKTKKTIRRKDGFGREVIAADTAYRSEVSGCGVVTTIDRVIQYIAEVELRKAYNETKAKLATIIVQDSKTGELLALANFPSFNGNSFSPGKYKYLKNPAISNIFEPGSTFKPIVAAALLEENLVTLEDRFYCEEGVYLFNGLPIRDHEGEGWLTFIQVLEKSSNIGMAKAGQLLGKDKLYQYVRDFGFGNFTGIRLPGETPGILKKPKDWSEISLSRLSFGQGIGITAIQLISAFSCLANGGVLMEPMIVKRIVDPSGKVVKEFQPCPVRGVISYKTAKTLTNILCRIVEKGTGEKAKIMGYKVAGKTGTAQKFDPETGKYSDTNYIASFIGYLPAEQPKVTILVILDEPQGFYWGGSVAAPVFARVGLRIMHHLGIPPDSQEMFRNPPQEVAYIGPPL, from the coding sequence GTGCCTCGAAAAACTCGCATTATTAGTTCTATGTTGATAGTGATTTTTACTCTTATCGTATTGGAAATTAGATTGTATTATATCCAGATTGTTAGCCATCATCATTACCGGAAGATGGCGGATAAGCAATCTTTCTCGGTTAGACAAGCCAATTTCAAAAGGGGCACGATCTATGACCGTAATGGGAAGGAACTGGCAATAGAATTTGAAGTTAGTTCGGTTTATGCCATTCCTTCTTTTATTTCTAATCCGGAAGAGACAGCCAGAAAGTTAGCTCCTTTACTCCATATGAGCGAGAAGGCGATTCGCAAAAAACTGGAAACCTCCAATTCATTCGTCTGGTTAAGGCGCAAAATCGATACCAAAATTGCAGAAAAGATTAAAGGTTTGCATTTTAAAGGAATCAAGTTTATAAGCGAAGGCAAAAGGTTCTATCCAGAAAATGAGTTAGCTAGCCAGGTAATCGGTTTAGCCGGTCTAGATAATCAAGGTCTATCGGGAATTGAGAATTTCTTTGACAGAACCCTAAGAAGAAAAACTAAAAAGACTATAAGAAGAAAAGATGGTTTTGGTAGGGAAGTAATCGCTGCCGACACTGCTTATCGGTCAGAAGTAAGTGGATGCGGTGTAGTTACCACAATCGATAGAGTAATCCAATACATTGCGGAAGTAGAGTTGAGAAAGGCTTACAACGAGACTAAAGCCAAACTGGCCACAATCATTGTTCAAGATTCTAAAACCGGAGAGCTCTTAGCCTTAGCTAACTTTCCATCTTTTAATGGAAATAGCTTTTCTCCGGGGAAATACAAGTACTTAAAGAATCCTGCGATCTCCAATATCTTTGAGCCGGGGTCTACTTTTAAACCAATAGTAGCTGCAGCATTATTGGAAGAGAACCTCGTCACATTGGAAGATCGTTTTTATTGTGAGGAAGGAGTCTACTTATTCAACGGGCTTCCTATTCGAGACCACGAAGGTGAGGGCTGGCTTACTTTTATCCAGGTTCTTGAAAAATCGTCCAACATCGGAATGGCTAAAGCTGGGCAACTGTTAGGGAAAGATAAGTTATACCAGTATGTCAGAGATTTCGGGTTTGGTAACTTCACAGGAATTAGGTTGCCGGGGGAGACGCCGGGAATTTTGAAGAAGCCAAAAGATTGGTCAGAGATATCTCTCAGTCGCCTCTCTTTCGGGCAGGGCATAGGAATAACTGCCATCCAGCTTATTTCTGCATTTTCATGTTTAGCCAATGGAGGAGTGCTGATGGAGCCTATGATTGTTAAGAGAATCGTCGATCCCAGTGGGAAGGTAGTGAAAGAATTCCAGCCCTGCCCGGTTAGAGGGGTGATTTCCTATAAAACAGCGAAAACTTTAACTAATATTTTGTGCCGAATTGTAGAGAAGGGCACGGGGGAAAAAGCAAAAATTATGGGGTATAAGGTAGCTGGTAAGACGGGAACCGCTCAAAAATTTGACCCAGAAACTGGCAAGTATTCTGATACAAACTACATTGCTTCATTCATTGGTTATCTCCCAGCAGAGCAACCGAAGGTTACTATTTTAGTCATACTGGATGAGCCACAGGGATTTTACTGGGGAGGAAGCGTAGCTGCTCCGGTATTTGCACGAGTGGGATTGAGAATTATGCACCATTTGGGTATCCCGCCTGATTCCCAGGAAATGTTTAGGAATCCACCCCAGGAGGTGGCTTATATTGGTCCTCCGCTCTAA
- the mraZ gene encoding division/cell wall cluster transcriptional repressor MraZ — protein MLIGQYRHSLDGKNRLFIPARLRQNVRKFIITSGLEGCLFVYTPENWRKITERLKTLPLTKADARKFLRTFLSGANECPVDDQGRILIPKTLCNYANIRKEVIVVGVLDRIEIWSKSNWERYQKEAEKQFVEVAEKLVDLGI, from the coding sequence GTGTTAATTGGACAATATCGCCATTCTTTAGATGGAAAAAACCGGCTGTTCATTCCTGCCAGGCTCCGTCAAAACGTAAGAAAGTTTATTATCACTTCTGGGTTGGAAGGTTGTCTATTTGTTTACACTCCCGAAAATTGGAGAAAAATTACAGAAAGGCTAAAAACTCTTCCTTTAACTAAAGCCGACGCCCGTAAGTTTTTACGCACTTTCCTTTCCGGAGCAAACGAATGTCCTGTGGATGACCAAGGAAGGATACTGATTCCTAAGACTCTATGTAATTACGCAAACATAAGAAAAGAGGTAATAGTGGTAGGAGTGTTAGATCGCATAGAGATTTGGTCAAAAAGCAACTGGGAACGTTACCAGAAGGAAGCCGAAAAGCAGTTTGTTGAGGTAGCTGAAAAATTGGTTGACCTTGGAATCTGA
- the rsmH gene encoding 16S rRNA (cytosine(1402)-N(4))-methyltransferase RsmH, with amino-acid sequence MEKSRHIPVLVDEVIDNLNCLRGGIYVDSTLGEGGHAQRILEVILPGGLLIGIDQDGEAIRRAKENLKKYKENLLTFERAFSEIGTILESLRIKEVDGILFDLGLSSLQLQDATRGFSFQKDGPLDMRMSESTRLTAGYLLNTLSFDELVEILYKYGEERWAKRIVRRAVESRRKGPVETTFQLVEIIKRAIPRSAWPRRIHVATRTFQALRIAVNDELMVLERTLPQAAGFLKKGGRICVISYHSLEDRIVKNFFREYRKQGLKAVFPKPVTPTREELQINPRCRSAKLRVGEK; translated from the coding sequence GTGGAAAAATCAAGACATATTCCAGTCTTAGTTGATGAGGTGATAGATAACCTTAATTGTCTGAGAGGAGGAATCTACGTAGATTCTACTCTGGGCGAAGGTGGTCACGCTCAAAGGATACTGGAGGTAATCTTGCCAGGTGGACTCCTGATCGGAATCGATCAGGATGGAGAAGCGATAAGAAGAGCAAAGGAAAATCTTAAAAAATATAAAGAAAACTTGCTCACTTTTGAGAGAGCCTTTTCTGAAATTGGAACTATCCTGGAGTCATTGAGAATCAAAGAAGTTGATGGCATTCTATTTGACCTGGGTTTGTCGAGCTTGCAACTGCAAGACGCCACCAGGGGTTTTAGTTTTCAAAAGGACGGACCTTTAGATATGCGAATGTCAGAAAGCACGAGATTGACTGCGGGATATCTTTTGAACACTCTTTCTTTCGATGAACTTGTAGAGATTTTATATAAATATGGAGAGGAACGGTGGGCTAAACGAATTGTGAGGAGAGCGGTTGAATCCCGACGAAAGGGGCCTGTTGAGACTACTTTTCAGTTAGTAGAAATCATTAAGAGAGCAATCCCCCGTTCAGCCTGGCCCAGAAGGATTCACGTGGCTACCAGGACTTTCCAGGCGTTAAGAATAGCAGTAAATGATGAGTTAATGGTTTTGGAGAGGACACTTCCCCAGGCCGCAGGGTTTCTAAAAAAGGGTGGAAGGATTTGTGTTATTTCTTACCATTCTTTGGAGGATAGAATCGTCAAGAATTTCTTTCGGGAATATAGAAAACAGGGCTTGAAGGCAGTTTTTCCTAAACCAGTTACTCCCACAAGAGAAGAACTTCAAATAAATCCACGTTGCAGAAGCGCAAAATTGCGGGTAGGGGAAAAATAG